From the genome of Ovis aries strain OAR_USU_Benz2616 breed Rambouillet chromosome 5, ARS-UI_Ramb_v3.0, whole genome shotgun sequence:
GGCCCTTTGATCCTGGGGGCAGGgttgcccccagccccagggagcttcctgCCTGGTGCTGCAACACCATCCTTCTAACTCCACTGCTCCCTGCTTTCTGGTCAAGGTGGGGATAGGGGGAGCCTTCAAGTCCTCCCCGAGCCCCTCCCAGAGGTCAGGTGTGGCCCCTGGAGGCAGGGATTGGCAGAGGGATGGATCCCAGGGGACCCTGAAGGCCCAGCACTGTCTCCATATTAATTCATCCTTtgctcatcccaccctctcaccctCCCTGATACTTCTGGCACCAGCACCTCCACCTCCAACCGCGCCCCCTCCCCTTCTCAGGGCATTGCACCCACTCCTTGCCCTCTGCACCAGAGCAGGAGTGGAAATGGTCAATTTATTTCGTGGTCTTGGACGCTTCCCAGCTGGGGCCTGTGGGGCTCTCTCCAGCTCCTGCCAGCTGTCCCTTTGTCGAGGGCCAAAGATAAGCCCAGCAGCCACCTCACTGTCTATGCTGTCCCTGGGCCTCCACAGTGCCTAGAAGGGTTGCAGTGTGTGCGCCCGGATAACTACGTCTGTGGGCATCCCTGCAGAGCGCATGCGCGGCCGCACAGCTCAGTGGGGACATCCCTGCAGGGCACCTGCGAAACCGCAGGGCGCATAGGTAGCCGCACATGCGCGTAGGTGCCATGTCTGTGGACGGCCCTGCAGAGTGTGTGCGTGGCCGTACGTGCACGTGCTCAGACTTGAGACTGTGGGCGGCTGTGTGGTCGCAGGTGCCTTTGAGGACTGCTGCTTGGCCTACCACCACCGAGTCAGGCTGTCCTTGCTGCGACAGGCCCAGAGTTACTATCGCCAGGACGTGAGCGGGAGCTGCAACCTGCCTGCTGTGATGTGAGTGGGACCGTGGGGGAGTCGGTGGGGGCTGTCACGCAACTTTCCTCTCCACTTACATCCTCACCTGGGCATCCCCATCCCTGCAGATTCTTCTTACCCCAGAGAAACAAGATGGTGTGTGGGAGGCCAGGGGCCAGTTGGGTTCAGGCTGGGATGAAGATTTTGGATGCCCGGAAAAAGAGCCAGTTAAACCACCACCCCAGCACCTGGAGAAACTTCCAAGGTGGGTGAGACCCCAGGCCAGCATCTAAGAAGTCCATCCTCCCAGCTGTGGCCCCTGAACGTCTCAACCCTTGAAGGAGGGGACAACAGCCAAGTCCCTGACAGCTGCCTCCACCCCAAGGAGAGCCAGGGGTGGGTGAGTGGGAGGCTGAAGGAATGTGCAGTGTGTTAAGTCAATACACTTTCAAATAGCTAGAGATGGAAAATTCAAGGAAATAGGAAACTCATTGGCTCAAATAACCAGTCAACATGAGGCTTCAGGTTTGGGTGGATCCAGGTGCTCAAAAGATATAGGTGGcactctttttctatttctcttgccTTCTGACAGGCCCTCACTCTGGGGTGAGGAAATTGAGCTCTGGAACCTCAACACTTCCATTGTCGAGGTTTAGCGGCCCCACCAGAAACAGCAAGAGGAAAACTTCCCTCCTGTCAACTGCTAATCCAGGTTGACTCTTGGTCACGTGATCACCCCTCCCCTTGtgcctccatcccacccccaacTCCACCCCATCAGTGCTGCAGAGAAATGAGGGCTCTCAGATCAGCCCCACAGGTTCACATGGGCGGGACCTAGGGGGCTGATCATTACCCTGCCCCTGTCCAGAGAAATGCCAGGCATGTGAACCAAGAGCTGCAGGGCCCCCCTCACTCCACTCCAGTCCTCCTCACCTGCCAACCCCTCTGATCCCTCCAGCAGGACCATGAGCCCACACTACTCCAGGATCTACCCACACAAGATGGGCTGGACCTCTCTCTGCCACAGTCGTCACTCTGCGGCCTTGACTGCCCCAGCCACTCTGTCCTTCAGGGCAAATCTCAACCCCTGTACCTGAGGCTGCGCTGGGTCCCTCCCTGTCACCCCTGCCACCTCCTGTTCCTCCAGCGACGGGAACCAGGGAGCCCTGTTACTTCAAGCTCCGCGCCTGCTCCAGACACCAGAGTCACGCCTGCCTGGGTAACCATTCTTGGAAAGAACCATCGCAATCATTGCCTGCCTGCAGACACACCTACCCGCATCCCTCTGGGTCCTTGCAGAGCTTCAGTTCTCTCCCAGGATGTGCttctaaaacttttaaataaactgTTGGGACACCATGCTTGTCTTCGTCACCTTTCATTATGGGGTGCGAACCTCTAGCCTGTGTTGAAACCCACACGATGCCCTCTGACCACAGGATCTGTGCTCTTAGGCTGTGAGGGCCAAGCACTTGTATGAGTGGCTGCAGGCTCTGTATGAGTCCAGCCTTGTGCTTCCCAGTGGCAGCCTTGAGCAGAtcaccctttcttcctttctcatcaCTGGGGTCACCATGCTTGCTCTGCCCAGATCCCTGGGCTGTAGTGAGACTGGGTGACGGACAGAGAAGTTCTCTGCATGCTCTGATGGGACCCAGAGGCTCCTGATAAGTCAGGTGGGCCAGGACTGGAATAAGTACAGAGCCCTGTAGCCAGGCAGTAGTGACCACTCTGCAGAAGGCAGAGCCACACACTGGGGTCCTGGGTCTCTCACCCAGACTTGAGCCACCCAACTGTGTGGCCTCCATTTCCACCATGACTGAGAATGTTCCAGATGAGACCCGAATGTACCATCCCTAGAGGACAATAAGTGGTTGGGGGCCAAGGTGCAGACTCAGCGGAATGTCGCGGTCCCACTACACTGTGTGGGTGCCCAGAGCAGGTTCCAAACTCCCAAAGCTTCGTTTCCCAAACAGAGGTGGTAACACTGCCTGCCTCA
Proteins encoded in this window:
- the CCL25 gene encoding C-C motif chemokine 25 precursor; the protein is MNPWLLVCLMACFAVAWAPTVHAQGAFEDCCLAYHHRVRLSLLRQAQSYYRQDVSGSCNLPAVIFFLPQRNKMVCGRPGASWVQAGMKILDARKKSQLNHHPSTWRNFQGPHSGVRKLSSGTSTLPLSRFSGPTRNSKRKTSLLSTANPAGP
- the CCL25 gene encoding C-C motif chemokine 25 isoform X1 produces the protein MLGPHHPPTCSLQLILKVGARGGGPACTMNPWLLVCLMACFAVAWAPTVHAQGAFEDCCLAYHHRVRLSLLRQAQSYYRQDVSGSCNLPAVIFFLPQRNKMVCGRPGASWVQAGMKILDARKKSQLNHHPSTWRNFQGPHSGVRKLSSGTSTLPLSRFSGPTRNSKRKTSLLSTANPAGP
- the CCL25 gene encoding C-C motif chemokine 25 isoform X4; its protein translation is MNPWLLVCLMACFAVAWAPTVHAQGAFEDCCLAYHHRVRLSLLRQAQSYYRQDVSGSCNLPAVIFFLPQRNKMVCGRPGASWVQAGMKILDARKKSQLNHHPSTWRNFQGPHSGVRKLSSGTSTLPLSRFSGPTRNSKRKTSLLSTANPGP
- the CCL25 gene encoding C-C motif chemokine 25 isoform X6, whose product is MLGPHHPPTCSLQLILKVGARGGGPACTMNPWLLVCLMACFAVAWAPTVHAQGAFEDCCLAYHHRVRLSLLRQAQSYYRQDVSGSCNLPAVIFFLPQRNKMVCGRPGASWVQAGMKILDARKKSQLNHHPSTWRNFQGP
- the CCL25 gene encoding C-C motif chemokine 25 isoform X5, yielding MLGPHHPPTCSLQLILKVGARGGGPACTMNPWLLVCLMACFAVAWAPTVHAQGAFEDCCLAYHHRVRLSLLRQAQSYYRQDVSGSCNLPAVIFFLPQRNKMVCGRPGASWVQAGMKILDARKKSQLNHHPSTWRNFQAGP
- the CCL25 gene encoding C-C motif chemokine 25 isoform X2, yielding MLGPHHPPTCSLQLILKVGARGGGPACTMNPWLLVCLMACFAVAWAPTVHAQGAFEDCCLAYHHRVRLSLLRQAQSYYRQDVSGSCNLPAVIFFLPQRNKMVCGRPGASWVQAGMKILDARKKSQLNHHPSTWRNFQGPHSGVRKLSSGTSTLPLSRFSGPTRNSKRKTSLLSTANPGP